A genome region from Camelina sativa cultivar DH55 chromosome 10, Cs, whole genome shotgun sequence includes the following:
- the LOC104717790 gene encoding 26S proteasome non-ATPase regulatory subunit 6 homolog → MDGGAEGSQQPHLILANKLFLLTHPDVPDIEKVQLKSDVVDFIKSDAMAPLYETLAATSVLDLDQSFLDSMRTANEEELKKLDEKIADAEENLGESEVREAHLAKALYFIRISDKEKALEQLKLTEGKTVAVGQKMDLVFYTLQLAFFYMDFDLVSKSIDKAKKLFEEGGDWERKNRLKVYEGLYCMSTRNFKKAASLFLDSISTFTTYEIFPYETFIFYTVLTSIITLDRVSLKQKVVDAPEILTVLGKIPFLSEFLNSLYECQYKAFFSAFAGMAEQIKFDRYLYPHFRFYMREVRTVVYSQFLESYKSVTVEAMAKAFGVSVDFIDQELSRFIAAGKLHCKIDKVAGVLETNRPDAKNALYQATIKQGDFLLNRIQKLSRVIDL, encoded by the exons ATGGACGGTGGTGCCGAAGGATCTCAACAGCCTCATCTCATTCTAGCCAACAAGCTCTTCCTCCTCACTCATCCCGATGTTCCTGACATCGAGAAAGTCCAGCTCAAGTCTGATGTCGTCGATTTCATCAAATCCGATG CTATGGCTCCCTTGTACGAAACCCTAGCGGCTACTTCGGTTCTGGATTTGGATCAGAGCTTCTTAGATTCGATGCGGACCGCTAACGAGGAGGAGCTTAAAAAGCTTGACGAGAA gattgctgacGCAGAAGAAAATTTGGGTGAAAGTGAAGTGCGTGAAGCTCATCTTGCTAAGGCTCTGTATTTCATCAGGATTAGTGATAAG GAGAAAGCTTTGGAGCAGCTTAAACTTACTGAAGGGAAAACTGTTGCTGTTGGGCAAAAAATGGACTTGGTGTTCTATACATTGCAGCTTGCTTTTTTCTATATGGACTTCGACTTGGTATCAAAGAGCATTGATAAAGCCAAAAA ATTGTTTGAAGAGGGTGGTGACTGGGAGAGGAAGAACAGGCTCAAGGTATATGAAGGTTTGTACTGCATGTCCACCAGAAACTTTAAGAAGGCTGCCAGCTTATTTCTGGATTCGATCTCAACCTTCACAACATATGAAATTTTTCCATATGAGACCTTTATATTCTACACCGTCCTGACAAGCATCATAACTTTGGACAGAGTTTCGCTTAAGCAAAAG GTTGTTGATGCACCTGAGATCTTAACCGTTCTTGGGAAAATTCCGTTCCTTTCTGAATTTCTGAACTCCTTGTATGAGTGCCAGTACAAGGCGTTTTTCTCAGCATTCG CTGGAATGGCTGAGCAGATAAAGTTTGACCGTTACTTGTACCCGCATTTCCGGTTCTACATGAGGGAAGTCAGAACGGTGGTTTACTCTCAGTTTTTGGAATCTTACAAGAGTGTGACAGTTGAAGCGATGGCAAAGGCCTTTGGCGTTTCTGTGGATTTCATTGATCA GGAGCTGTCACGCTTCATTGCTGCTGGGAAGCTTCACTGCAAGATAGACAAAGTGGCAGGTGTTCTTGAGACTAACCGTCCTGATGCTAAGAATGCACTTTACCAGGCAACAATCAAGCAAGGGGATTTCTTGCTAAACAGGATCCAGAAGCTGTCTCGTGTGATCGATCTGTGA
- the LOC104717792 gene encoding uncharacterized aarF domain-containing protein kinase 1-like isoform X1 → MHAIDFKEIQEKLSDGFRPWQRSFQFWARATDIYTGYKVFQLRMNFVKDVTKHEEMWERQHELAAHKIYSMCSDLGGFFLKIAQILGKPDLAPAAWVRKLVTLCDQAPATSFDAVRVVLEKELGKSIEEVFETFDAKPLGSASIAQVHRARVKGDKRDVVVKVQHPGVEKLMMIDIRNLQLFALYMQKTDIKFDLFSITKEIEKQIGYEFDFKREANAMEKIRRFLYENNRKSPVLVPRVLRNLVTRKVLVMDYMNGIPILSLGDEMAKRGINPHGKMAEAAKFNILNSLSQAYAQMILKSGFFHADPHPGNILICKGSEVALLDYGQVKELPDQLRLGYANLVIAIADNDASLAVQSFRELGINTMAKCKNEQQELLQLAKTMFDTEMPPGTTVLQPFSEDSSIKKISVEAFPEELFSVLRTVVLLRGLSVGIGVNYSCAQHWRSMAEEALLASGRLPTGRRKQKHRFSSLRRLYPGGGDS, encoded by the exons ATGCATGCGATCGATTTCAAAGAGATTCAGGAGAAGCTCTCAGATGGATTCCGACCTTGGCAACGATCGTTTCAGTTCTGGGCTCGTGCCACCGATATCTACACCGGATACAAG gtctttCAACTTCGAATGAACTTTGTCAAAGATGTGACCAAGCACGAGGAAATGTGGGAGAGACAACATGAACTTGCTGCTCACAAAATCTATTCTATGTGCTCTGACCTTGGTGGGTTCTTCCTTAAG ATTGCACAAATTCTAGGGAAACCTGACCTGGCTCCAGCTGCGTGGGTCAGAAAGCTTGTCACTTTGTGTGATCAAGCTCCTGCCACATCATTTGATGCCGTTCGAGTTGTCCTGGAGAAAGAGTTGGGTAAAAGCATCGAAGAAGTGTTTGAAACATTTGATGCTAAGCCTCTTGGTTCTGCTTCTATTGCTCAG GTACACCGAGCAAGAGTAAAGGGTGACAAAAGGGATGTTGTTGTAAAG GTCCAACACCCTGGAGTGGAGAAGTTGATGATGATAGATATAAGAAACTTGCAACTATTTGCATTATACATGCAGAAAACTGATATCAAATTTGACTTGTTCTCCATAACTAAGGAAATCGAGAAGCAG attggtTATGAATTTGACTTTAAAAGGGAGGCCAATGCAATGGAAAAGATCCGACGTTTTCTTTATGAGAACAATAGAAAGAGTCCTGTTCTGGTTCCCAGGGTGCTACGAAATTTGGTGACCAG GAAGGTTCTGGTTATGGATTACATGAACGGAATCCCAATCTTGAGCCTCGGTGATGAGATGGCCAAAAGAGGGATAAATCCTCATGGTAAAATGGCAGAGGCAGCAAAATT CAATATACTTAACAGTTTGTCCCAAGCATATGCCCAAATGATACTGAAGAGTGGCTTCTTTCATGCGGATCCACATCCTGGGAATATCTTGATTTGTAAAGGTTCAGAG GTTGCACTGCTGGACTATGGTCAAGTGAAGGAACTCCCTGACCAGCTGAGACTTGGTTATGCGAATTTGGTAATTGCCATCGCTGATAACGATGCCTCATTGGCTGTACAGAGCTTTAG GGAACTTGGTATAAATACCATGGCAAAGTGTAAGAATGAGCAACAAGAGCTTCTCCAGTTAGCAAAAACAATGTTTGACACAGAGATGCCTCCTGGTACGACAGTTTTGCAACCTTTCTCAGAAGACTCTTCGATAAAAAAGATTTCGGTTGAg GCATTTCCAGAGGAACTATTCTCAGTTCTTCGCACGGTAGTTCTATTAAGAGGACTCAGTGTAGGGATTGGGGTTAATTACTCATGCGCACAACACTGGAGATCTATGGCAGAAGAGGCTTTGCTTGCATCTGGAAGACTCCCAACAG GTAGAAGAAAGCAGAAGCATCGATTTAGTTCGCTGAGAAGGCTATACCCAGGGGGAGGAGATAGTTAA
- the LOC104717792 gene encoding uncharacterized aarF domain-containing protein kinase 1-like isoform X2 — protein sequence MVFQLRMNFVKDVTKHEEMWERQHELAAHKIYSMCSDLGGFFLKIAQILGKPDLAPAAWVRKLVTLCDQAPATSFDAVRVVLEKELGKSIEEVFETFDAKPLGSASIAQVHRARVKGDKRDVVVKVQHPGVEKLMMIDIRNLQLFALYMQKTDIKFDLFSITKEIEKQIGYEFDFKREANAMEKIRRFLYENNRKSPVLVPRVLRNLVTRKVLVMDYMNGIPILSLGDEMAKRGINPHGKMAEAAKFNILNSLSQAYAQMILKSGFFHADPHPGNILICKGSEVALLDYGQVKELPDQLRLGYANLVIAIADNDASLAVQSFRELGINTMAKCKNEQQELLQLAKTMFDTEMPPGTTVLQPFSEDSSIKKISVEAFPEELFSVLRTVVLLRGLSVGIGVNYSCAQHWRSMAEEALLASGRLPTGRRKQKHRFSSLRRLYPGGGDS from the exons ATg gtctttCAACTTCGAATGAACTTTGTCAAAGATGTGACCAAGCACGAGGAAATGTGGGAGAGACAACATGAACTTGCTGCTCACAAAATCTATTCTATGTGCTCTGACCTTGGTGGGTTCTTCCTTAAG ATTGCACAAATTCTAGGGAAACCTGACCTGGCTCCAGCTGCGTGGGTCAGAAAGCTTGTCACTTTGTGTGATCAAGCTCCTGCCACATCATTTGATGCCGTTCGAGTTGTCCTGGAGAAAGAGTTGGGTAAAAGCATCGAAGAAGTGTTTGAAACATTTGATGCTAAGCCTCTTGGTTCTGCTTCTATTGCTCAG GTACACCGAGCAAGAGTAAAGGGTGACAAAAGGGATGTTGTTGTAAAG GTCCAACACCCTGGAGTGGAGAAGTTGATGATGATAGATATAAGAAACTTGCAACTATTTGCATTATACATGCAGAAAACTGATATCAAATTTGACTTGTTCTCCATAACTAAGGAAATCGAGAAGCAG attggtTATGAATTTGACTTTAAAAGGGAGGCCAATGCAATGGAAAAGATCCGACGTTTTCTTTATGAGAACAATAGAAAGAGTCCTGTTCTGGTTCCCAGGGTGCTACGAAATTTGGTGACCAG GAAGGTTCTGGTTATGGATTACATGAACGGAATCCCAATCTTGAGCCTCGGTGATGAGATGGCCAAAAGAGGGATAAATCCTCATGGTAAAATGGCAGAGGCAGCAAAATT CAATATACTTAACAGTTTGTCCCAAGCATATGCCCAAATGATACTGAAGAGTGGCTTCTTTCATGCGGATCCACATCCTGGGAATATCTTGATTTGTAAAGGTTCAGAG GTTGCACTGCTGGACTATGGTCAAGTGAAGGAACTCCCTGACCAGCTGAGACTTGGTTATGCGAATTTGGTAATTGCCATCGCTGATAACGATGCCTCATTGGCTGTACAGAGCTTTAG GGAACTTGGTATAAATACCATGGCAAAGTGTAAGAATGAGCAACAAGAGCTTCTCCAGTTAGCAAAAACAATGTTTGACACAGAGATGCCTCCTGGTACGACAGTTTTGCAACCTTTCTCAGAAGACTCTTCGATAAAAAAGATTTCGGTTGAg GCATTTCCAGAGGAACTATTCTCAGTTCTTCGCACGGTAGTTCTATTAAGAGGACTCAGTGTAGGGATTGGGGTTAATTACTCATGCGCACAACACTGGAGATCTATGGCAGAAGAGGCTTTGCTTGCATCTGGAAGACTCCCAACAG GTAGAAGAAAGCAGAAGCATCGATTTAGTTCGCTGAGAAGGCTATACCCAGGGGGAGGAGATAGTTAA
- the LOC104717791 gene encoding uncharacterized protein LOC104717791: protein MKFVIPKLPFTLSLFLSLSLLIVFFFVFPTTYLRRPLSSSVVAVAVAEEGIRIRHHGYASYEAYIKHQLNKTQNPKLRKVWTTRDWDRKVRVFSTFFKRLSDHNLLSNQSKALSIGARVGQEVAALRLIGVQDSVGIDLVPRPPLVVKGDFHAQPFESDTFDFEFSNVFDHALYPEKFVGEIERTLKPGGVCVLHVSISGKTDKYSANDLFSVKPLVNLFKRSKVVEVRNIDGFGLDTEIVFRKNNNNNN from the coding sequence ATGAAATTCGTAATACCAAAACTACCcttcacactctctctcttcctttccctctctcttctcatcgtcttcttcttcgtcttcccaACCACGTACCTCCGCCGTCCTCTCTCATCCTCCGTCGTCGCCGTCGCCGTCGCCGAAGAAGGCATACGGATCCGTCACCATGGATACGCCTCCTACGAAGCCTACATCAAGCACCAGctcaacaaaactcaaaacccgAAGCTACGTAAAGTATGGACAACGCGCGACTGGGACAGGAAAGTGCGCGTGTTCTCCACTTTCTTCAAACGTCTCAGCGATCACAACCTCCTCTCGAACCAGTCGAAAGCTCTCTCGATCGGCGCGCGCGTGGGACAGGAAGTAGCGGCGCTGAGATTGATCGGCGTACAAGACTCAGTGGGGATAGATCTGGTGCCGCGACCGCCTCTAGTGGTGAAAGGAGACTTCCACGCGCAGCCGTTCGAGTCGGACACGTTCGATTTCGAGTTCTCGAACGTGTTCGATCACGCGCTGTACCCGGAGAAGTTCGTTGGGGAGATCGAACGGACGTTAAAGCCAGGTGGGGTGTGTGTTTTACACGTGTCGATATCGGGGAAGACGGATAAGTACTCGGCTAATGATCTCTTCAGTGTGAAACCATTGGTGAATCTGTTCAAGCGATCTAAAGTTGTGGAGGTGAGGAACATCGATGGTTTTGGGCTTGATACTGAGATTGTTTTtaggaagaacaacaacaacaacaattaa
- the LOC104717793 gene encoding programmed cell death protein 4-like, translated as MEGFLTDEQRELLKVATETAESQPPAHNPHSVLHTSSHLPKASAGGKPSGGSNAVKHRRSHAGRSIRSKKDGGGGKGNWGKLIDTDGDYHIDPNDPNYDSGEEPFELVGATVSDPLDDYKKAVASIIEEYFSTGDVDVAAADLIELGSSEYHPYFIKRLVSVSMDRHDKEKEMASVLLSALYADVINPNQIRDGFVLLLESADDFVVDIPDAVNVLALFLARAVVDDILPPAFLPRAAKALPTTSKGYQVVQTAEKSYLSAAHHAELVERRWGGQTRTTVEEVKKKIADILKEYVETGETYEACRCVRELGVSFFHHEVVKRALVTALENHAAEAPVLKLLKEAASENLISSSQMVKGFSRLRESLDDLALDIPSARTKFDLIVPKAISGGWLDASFSYPSEECGRQQVEDEKLKRFKEKIVTIIHEYFNSDDIPELIRSLENLGAPEYNPIFLKKLITLALDRKNHEKEMASVLLSSLHIEMFTTEDVADGFVMLLESAEDTALDILDASNELALFLARAVIDDVLAPFNLEEISSKLRPNSSGTETVKMARSLIFARHAGERLLRCWGGGSGWAVEDAKDKISNLLEEYESSGLVSEACKCIHELGMPFFNHEVVKKALVMGMEKKKEKMMLDLLQESFGEGLITTNQMTKGFTRVKDGLEDLALDIPNAKEKFKDYVEHGNKNGWVSSSFVTCLTEDANLN; from the exons ATGGAGGGTTTCCTAACGGATGAGCAGAGAGAGTTGTTGAAAGTTGCAACTGAGACTGCAGAGAGTCAACCACCGGCACATAATCCTCACTCGGTTTTGCATACATCGTCTCATCTGCCTAAAGCATCTGCTGGTGGGAAACCTTCTGGTGGCTCAAATGCTGTGAAACACAGAAGGTCTCATGCGGGAAGGTCTATCCGCTCTAAGAAGG ATGGGGGTGGTGGGAAAGGAAATTGGGGAAAACTTATTGACACTGATGGAGACTATCACATTGACCCTAATGATCCTAATTATGACAGCGGAGAG GAACCATTCGAGCTTGTTGGTGCAACTGTTTCAGACCCATTAGATGATTACAAGAAAGCTGTGGCTTCTATCATTGAAGAATACTTCAGCACTGGTGATGTCGATGTTGCAGCAGCTGACCTCATTGAACTTGGTTCAAGTGAATATCATCCCTACTTCATCAAGCGGCTTGTCTCGGTATCCATGGACAGGCATGACAAAGAGAAGGAAATGGCCTCCGTGTTACTCTCCGCATTGTATGCTGATGTCATCAATCCGAACCAGATAAGAGATGGATTTGTCCTGCTGCTAGAGTCAGCTGATGACTTTGTGGTGGATATACCTGATGCTGTCAATGTTCTTGCGTTGTTCCTCGCACGTGCTGTTGTGGATGACATCCTTCCTCCAGCTTTTCTTCCCAGGGCGGCCAAGGCACTTCCAACTACTTCCAAAGGTTACCAGGTTGTCCAAACTGCAGAGAAAAGCTATCTATCAGCTGCACACCATGCCGAGCTAGTAGAAAGAAGATGGGGTGGACAGACTCGAACAACTGTTGAGGAAGTCAAGAAGAAGATTGCTGACATTTTGAAGGAATATGTGGAGACCGGAGAGACTTATGAAGCATGTCGCTGCGTAAGAGAGTTGGGTGTGTCTTTCTTTCATCACGAGGTTGTGAAGAGGGCTTTAGTTACCGCCTTGGAAAACCACGCAGCAGAAGCACCTGTCTTGAAACTACTAAAGGAAGCAGCTTCAGAAAACCTGATAAGCTCTAGTCAAATGGTGAAGGGGTTTTCTAGGTTAAGAGAAAGCCTTGATGATCTTGCTCTTGACATTCcttcagctagaaccaaatttgatttgattgtgcCAAAGGCTATCTCAGGCGGTTGGCTAGATGCTTCATTTAGCTATCCTTCTGAGGAATGTGGACGACAGCAGGTCGAGGATGAGAAATTAAAGCGGTTCAAGGAAAAGATTGTGACCATCATTCATGAGTATTTCAACTCCGATGACATACCTGAACTCATACGCAGTCTTGAGAATTTAGGAGCACCGGAGTACAACCCAATTTTTCTCAAGAAGCTGATAACACTTGCTCTGGACAGGAAGAATCACGAGAAAGAAATGGCATCtgttctcctctcttctcttcacaTTGAGATGTTCACCACAGAAGATGTTGCAGATGGTTTTGTCATGCTCCTGGAGTCTGCAGAAGATACAGCACTTGACATTCTGGATGCTTCAAACGAACTTGCTCTGTTCTTAGCTAGAGCTGTGATCGACGATGTTTTAGCACCTTTTAACCTGGAAGAGATCAGTAGCAAACTACGACCTAACTCAAGCGGAACTGAAACCGTGAAGATGGCTAGGTCACTCATCTTTGCTCGACATGCAGGAGAGAGGCTTCTACGATGCTGGGGAGGTGGAAGCGGTTGGGCGGTCGAAGATGCAAAAGACAAGATATCGAATCTGCTAGAGGAATATGAAAGCTCAGGGCTGGTATCAGAAGCGTGCAAATGCATCCATGAGCTAGGCATGCCTTTCTTCAACCATGAGGTGGTGAAGAAAGCACTGGTGATGggtatggagaagaagaaggaaaagatgaTGCTGGATCTTTTGCAGGAGAGCTTCGGCGAAGGACTGATAACAACAAACCAGATGACCAAAGGGTTCACAAGAGTCAAAGACGGGCTCGAAGACCTAGCTTTGGACATCCCAAACGCAAAGGAGAAATTCAAGGACTATGTGGAGCATGGGAATAAGAATGGTTGGGTTTCATCGTCATTTGTAACTTGCCTAACTGAAGACGCTAATCTAAACTAG